The genomic window TTATAGAGAGTCATGTAGATATAAGATTTCAGAACATTATGTACTAACTAAAGGTAATTGTGAACCTCTGAAAAATCAGAAATTAGCCGCTACCCAAATAATCAATAGAAAGCAAAAGATAGATTTACAACATCAGGATTTGCATGAATTTTAGAAAATGTTATTCCTCGTAAGGATAACCTGCAGAGCGCCAGGCATTAAAGCCGGCTTCCATATTGTATACATCACAGTAGCCCGCCTCCAGAAGAATATTCGATGCAGTTACACTGCGTCTGCCACTACGACAATATACAAGAATCACAGTATCCGAAGGTACCTCATCCAGCCGGCCTTCCAGTTCAGAAACAGGGATCAGGTAGGAATTTTCCAGGTGGCCGTTATTATATTCGGATTGGGTACGTACATCCAGGACAAAAACATCCCCTGTCTCAATCAGATTAAACGCCTCTTCTGCAGAAACATCGGAGTACTCACAGTTTTCAGGTTGCGATGCAGTGTTGTCAGCCTCCTGTTGTACACAGCCTGCCATAGTCAGAGTCCCCAGTACACAAATTAACATAACAATTGTATTTTTGCTCACAATTCAACCCTGCCTGCAAAAATAATCCCCTTCAAGCGCAAATTGATTATAGACATAACATTTTGTACACATGCATCCCTGCCTGGCCTCACCTGACACAGGACCACGTGCACAGAACATATAACCTTCAGCCGGATAGGACGGACAATTCTTGCACAAGCAGGCCTTGGAATGATGATACGATGGGCAGACACCGAAATATTTGCCCAGGCCCTGTCTCAATTCATCCTGATCTGACACCTGCAACCCTCATTCAGTCTTCCTTGCAACTACTCCTAGATGATCGATATGGAATGGTGCAAGTTTCTGCTTCTTCACAAGTTCCATTCTGGAATTATCTTGCTCCAATAACGTTTTGAGCTGCTGCTTAAAAACAGTATCGGGTTTTGCAGTGGAATCCACACTCCGGGCCTTAATGCTCATCAACAGGTACCCTCCGGGTTTGAGGAAGTGCTGCACATTGGATAGGGCAATTGATGCCTGGTCCGGCTGGGCCACGTCCTGGAAGATCACATCAACAGGCTCCACAACATTTGCATAGGACTGTGGTTTGGAAGCATCGGCAAGCAGAGGGATTATATTTGGTCTTTCTTCGCAGATAGGCAGCATGTCCCGCATTGTGCGGGGGGAGAATTCCACTGCATAGACCACTCCCTGATGCACAATATCCGAAACATGACTGACAGTGGTACCTGTAGCCGAGCCCAGGTAAAGCACCTTTGATGTGGTTGTGAAAGGAGAGGGGAGTTTTTTGAGCAGCATTGCAGCAAGTTTACTTCTTTTGGGCTCCCAGATGCGGTACTCTGCTTCATCAACCTGCATCAGGCGTTCTCCATATACCCGGGAGCCAGGAGAAAGATTTCTGGTAGCAAGGAAATTTTTCTTGCCCTGTTGTAGCGTGAAAATGTTTTCATGGAAGGTCTTGACCTTCATTTGTTCCCCTCCTTGATAGACAGGACCTTACGATCCAGTTTTTCTTTAATTGCAGGATTCCGCTGGCCGGAAAAAGCATCCACCCTGCTTGCGATACTCAGGCTTGAAGCAAGAGCACGGGCCATTTTGCCCCGGATTTTGGGATGGGAATTCTTGATTAGAGGATGATTGAAAATAATACCGTGTTTAGGCGAGGTAGCCTTGCCTCTGAGATGTTTGAATAATGCCTGGTTTGCACCCATTACCTGAATGGTGCTTGACGGCATCCGGGAGAGAGATTGCAATCCTCCGGCCATACTGATCAACCGCGCCCCCAGATTAGCTCCTGCGACCTCCTCCAGATTGGGAGCGAGTTGCTCCATGTTTTTGTGAATATAGGATTCTATCACATGACGCCTTTCATACAGGGAAGAGAGGTCCGATGCAAAAGCCTTTATGATAGCTCCGTCCTCTGCATCCATTTCCATACCCACAGACGACTGGGCAGTCTCATGAAACTGCGAATCCTGTGGCAGGTCCTGCCTTAGTCCGTTTTCGGCTACGAATTTGGCCAGGTTTTCGGTAAACATGCCTGCTTCAGGAAAATGTTCGCCGTACCATATGCCCAATCTTTCAGCCAGCAGGTTGGCCGCCTCATCAATATCATCCAGTGCTTCCACGGCATGAATAATTCGCAAATCCGGAGAATAAGAGTTCTTTATCTTAAGCCGGGTGGCTGCAATACAGGTTTGCTGTAACAGGGAATAATATTCAGTTTCCCCTGCTACGAAACCGCATCCAATGGCATTTTGAACGGGATCAAAACCTTCCGGCGGGATTTGTTTGGGATCTGCCTGAAAGACAAGCAATCTTTCTGCCAGCTGCTGCACATCCTGAGTGCAGGGACTGCATTCAGCCACACTTCCATCTTCATTGATTTCAATATCTGCAAACCAGGTTTTCACATTCAAGGTTAATCCATCCTGATATCCGCACCGGTATTATTGGGAGTTGTAAGCAAAACCTTGCCTCCTATATTCTCATCCAGGAATTTTTGCATATCCCGGACAATATGTTTCCCCTGAGTCTCATTTTCAACAAAACCACATATTGCAGGCCCAAAGGAACTCATTCCGACACCATGGGTGCCGGCCAGTCTCATCTGTTCAATTACGTCTTGCACCTGATGGCTCTGCAGAGAAATCTCTTGCTTTTTGAATCCCAGCGTCTGCAGGCTATCAAGTGCACTGCCGAAGTTCTCAATATCATTTTCAATAACTGCCGGAATCATCTGCATCAGAACGATGTGGGAGATTGCCTGTACATCCTCCAGGGGTACAGGACAGACCTGCCTGAAAATATCCACTTCCTGTGCATCATGTGCTCCCTGTCTGTCAGGAAGAACCAGCACAATAGGCCAGTCCGGAAAATCATGTCTGAAAATTATCGGAGCTGGCGGGGCCGGGCTGGCAGAGGATGGAGAAAAAGCGCCTTTATCAGAAAAACGATGCCCACAATCCACAAGGAAACCCCCTTCCTCAAAAGCCGCCACACCAATGCCGGAAGTACCGCCCCGGCCTACTTTTTGGGCCAGCTGTCTGACCGAAAGTCCCAGTTCGAAAAGCTCGTTGATCGCAGCCGCAGTACACAAAGCCACCTGTGTGCCTGAACCCAGGCCTACATGGGCAGGCATATCCTCATCAAGATAGATACTGATTCCTTCTCCTTCAGGCAGCAGGGCAGAAATCGCAGATTGCACTTTGTCGTACAGTAAAAAACTGCCGTTAATCTCCACATGATCACTTTTTTCACCAGTAAGATGAATGTGGGGATACTGCAGACTAACCCCTACTCCCCCATCAACCCGGCCCAGGGAAGCATTGAGATCAATCAGAGAGAGGTGCAGTCTTGAAGGGGATGTGATCTCGATCATAGTACCTTGGAACTAATTCACAATCATATATATATGTGTCAGGACAGCTCTTCCATGTCCGAAAAGAAATTGAGCAGGGAATATTTCACTTTGCCGGGTTCCACATCAAGAAATTCCTTCCTCTCATCTTCGGGAAATGAGGGGTATACCGAATATTTTCCCAGTCTTTTAACCGAATCCGTCATGAACCTGCCATCCAGCAGTATCCTGACACCGTAATCGGTCGGTGAACGTACCACTCTGCCCATAGCCTGTCTGATCTTACGTATCGTGGGAACCTGTACAGCATACTCCCAGCCGGCACCATAACCGAATTCATGATCATAGGCAGATTCCACTGCATGCATCCTGTCATTCAAGGCCGAATAGCCTACACCGACCACCACTACAACCCGACCGCGGCCATTCCTGTAATCCACTCCTTCACTGAGGGTACCCCAGAGATAGGTGAAAAGGACAGCTTTGCCTCCCTGTTCTCCGGTCTGGAAAAATTGCTTGCGTATATCCTGAGCAGATATCCCGGTTTCATCAAGGAACAGTTCGACACCAAGCTCGCCATCGAATTTGCGGAAATAGCGTTTTGCCTCAAAAGCATTCGGGAAGAAGATGATCACATTACCCCCGGCATTTTCAATGGTGTCCTGTAACACCTGTTCTAATATCTGGAGGTTCTGGGGATCGTCCCGTATCCGCGAATACTGGGGAGGCACGGATACTGCAATGGTCAATCTGCGCTCTTCGGGAAAGGTCAGACCGTAGGCCAAATCGCATGTCTGCCGTGTGATGCCCAAGGTGCTTTTGATCATATCAAAGGGTCTCAGGGTTGCAGACATCAGGATTGCCGAATAGATCGAATCCAGCAGCGGACCTGTTACGTTTTTAGGGATACATGTGAACAATTCCAGCCTGCCGTAGATCTCACCGCCCTGGTCCCGGCGGACATTGAGCACCGGATAATAATTCTCGTTGTTGGAGAGTTTGAGATACTGGGAGAAAAATTCTGCTGTGGGTTTTAAGTGAGATCTTTTCAGGATAGGAGTCTGGCCCTGTTTGTATTGTTCATGATAGGCATTATCCAGTAAACCCCCCACTTCAGCAGCGATCCCGAGCAATTCCTGTACCTGTTTTTCTTCCCCATAACCGGTCTCTTTCATTCGCCTCATGAAACGGGCGTGGACCACATCATTTCTTTCATAGGGGTCGCTTATGCGTATATCGTACCAGTTGCGCCCCACCCGCTGGCGTTCCCCGAACTTGAAACGGTTATCATAGGTATCCCTGACCACTTCCAGGAGGATGGAGAGCACGGCTTCCACATCCTCAACCGGCATGGAGGTGAAAAGATCACTTTTTTCATTGGCATTGAGTTCAGCCAGGGCACTTTCGATGGTATGTTCGGTCAAAGTAATGGATGAATGGGATCTGGCCGCGTTTTCTATATTATGGGCTTCATCAAATATCGCAATAATATCTTCAGGTTCTTTGTCCATCCAGCGCAGCATTGTGGAAAATATCATATCATTGAGGATATGATGGAAATTGGCTATGACAAGGTCGGCATTTTTTAACTCCCGCTTGAGGAGTTCATAACCACACATACCGTTTTCAGCGGCATAATCATTGACCTCTTCAGGATCGCGTACATCCTGGAAAAGCCACTTCTGGAATTTTTCATCCTCTGCCCTTAAAACCTCATACAGGGGGTCACATGAACGTTTTCTCAGGGAACTTGCTTTTTCCTCGAGTTTTTCCCGCTCCTCATCTACAGCATCCCTCAGAGAAGCATGAGCCGCTTCCCCCGAAGATTTGTACTCATCCCAGGCAGCCTTTGATTCCTGTTTTTTGAGAATGATTTCCTTTTCGATCTCCATGAGATCGTAGGTATTATCCCGTTTGGCCTCGCATTCATCATACCCCTGTTTCAGGGGACACATGCTCATCTTACCCTTGAAAACAAGGACCTTGATATCATGGGTACGTTTAATCTGGCGGGCCTCGTCTATGAACTGTAACATCTGTTGATGGACATTCGTGGCAATGAACACAGTTTTGCCCAGCTGTTTTCCCACATGCAGCGAGGGAACCAGAGCACTCAGGGTCTTCCCGGTCCCGCAGGCTCCTTCAAAAAGCACCAGATTTTCTTCCAGCAGGGACCGGTGAATTTTCTCCATTGCGTCCTTCTGGTTGGGATAACATTGCTCCAGGGGGAAGTACTGGATATAATTGTCAGGGGTGCTCATGGCTTTCCCTAAAGCTCCTCCTATTAAAAAGATATTGGATGGGAAATTATGAATGTTAGGAAGCGGTCAGGGTTTCTTCTATGACTACAGTGTTGGTAGGCGTATGTATGATTTTTACAGTTATCTGGTCACCTTTATTCAGTGGACATGCACCACTATTAATACGAAACATAATCAATTCACCTGTAGAAAACTCGGATTCTTTAATTGCTCCGGCAATTCCATCAGAGCTTTTATCGAACATATTTTCGTTTCCTTCTATGTTTTCTGAACAAAGAGCCACACCAACATATGCCACATTCGCTGCCGGAAGATTGATCAATTTACCACTTTCCCCACAAACTTCAGTAGCATCCACCACGATTTCAATATCAGATACATTGATAGAATCACCCCCTTCATGATAGAGATATACTTTCTGATCATCACCACTACCATATACATCACGCACCAGTTCCCCACTTGAATGTGCCACAAAAGGTGCAGGCTCCTGCATTTCAAAGGCCGTGGCAAAGAATATCAGAGTGACTCCTAACAAGAGCGTAATGGCTATCATTAACAGGATGCCGACAACAGGAGAAATTGCTTTTTCATTTTTCATTTTATCATTTCCCTAAAACAAAATGTTAATCACAATATAATTTGGATGTTGTAATTAAAGCATAACACTTCATAAAAAAGATTTCGATATACATATGTTCCTATTTAAGTTAATGTTGAATTTAGTAACGCAAAAGCTGATCGATAACTTTTTATTTTAGTTATTTAATGATAGGATGAAGTCTATACAGACATTAAAAAATCAACAGGAGAGTCGATAGATATGGTAGCAATAATCAATGTTGACGAATGTGTAGGTTGCGGAGCATGCGTGGACGAATGTCCATCAGAAGCAATCTCAATGAATGATGAAAACATTGCAGTCGTAGACGCTGAAGAGTGTGTGGACTGTGGTGCATGCGTGGACGTCTGTCCAACCGAAGCAATCACAATGGAATAAATATTCCATTTTCTCTTTACTTTTTTGAACAACTTTGCCGGGAAAATCCTATGTCTGAAGAGGGAATCTATTACATAACTACTACCTGTTCTTCAGATGCCCGGGGTTTGGGCATAGAGCGATTGCATCAGGCATACCATTTATGAAGGTGGGAAAATGCAGCCTCAAAAAATCTTTTTTACAAAAAGGCTGTATTCATCTCTCATCCCCATTTTGCATATAGTATATTTACATAATACTTCTGAACAATATCCGGAGGACCATTCATGCTAGTAGTAATATCAATAGGCGGATCCATTCTTGCCAGGGACCTGGATCCAGAGAGGTTCGCAAAATACGCCGACATGCTGAAAGAACTTTCGAAAGAACATTCCGTGGTGGTCGTGACCGGCGGAGGTGTTGCCGCCCGCCAGTACATAGAAGCTGCCAGGCAGGTCGGAGCAAATGAGGTCACCTGTGATTTTATAGGGATCGATGTTACCCGTCTCAATGCCCAGCTCCTCATAGCTGCCCTGGGCAAGAATGCATATCCAGAACCACCTCAGAGTTACAGGGATGCAGAACTTGCCCTGTCCTCCGGCAAAATAATTGTAATGGGAGGTGTAATTCCGGGACAGACCACAGATACAGTATCCGCTGTACTTGCCGAGTATCTGGGAGCTGAGTTAATGGTGATTGCAACTTCCGTGGACGGCGTATATTCAAAAGACCCGACAACATCCCCTGATGCTGAAAAATTTGATGTGATGAGTCCCAAAGAACTGCTTGATGTGGTAATGTCCACAGAAATGAAAGCCGGTTCAAAATCCCCTGTCGATCCTCTGGCTGCAAAGATTATCGAGAGATGCAGTATTGAAACAATCGTCATGGATGGTTCCAGTGAAGGGGATATCTACAAAGTCGTAACGCAGGAAAAAATAAAGAGTGAACCTGTCGAAGGAGAACGTGTGGGAACACGGATCAAGAACTGATTAACCAATAAAATGGATTATTTATAAATAATAGTATTTTACAATATATATACAATTATATACTACTAAAACATAATCCATGATAACATGGCGGGAATCGGGCAAACAATCCAGAATATCAAATCAAAATTCTCAAAGAAAAAAGGGAATCAAGATAAATCTTCCCTGCCAGATGAGGATAACGATTTTGCCAGTGAACCGGCTTTTGATGCATCTATGGAAGGGGACTATTCAGATGCACAGTCTTCCGGGGATTATGACAACTCGCCAGATCCGGATATACCTGAAGAAAATACCCGGAGAATAGCAGAGCTTGAGGACAAGATCTCCAAGATCGATGTTACCGTTTCGATGGTGCAAAACGAAAACAAAGAAGTAAAAGAAACCATCGAGAAGATAGATCAAAGTGTTCTGGACCTTTTATCTTTGTATGAGATTGTTTCAAACCAGGTCAATCCTTTTGTGGGCGAAGAAGAGGAAAGTAAAGAAATTCTTGAAAGGTTTGACACAAACGAAGAACACATCTATGAACTCTCAAAGAGCATGAAGATGCTGAGAAATGAGATTGAAAATGTCGAACAAAAAACTGCTGCATCAGGTGTCTCCCCTGAGACCGGAAAACATATAGAGACCATAAATAACAAACTTGAAACTTTTGCAGATGCACTTGTTGATACCAATGAGCGGATGCAAGGGATCTCACAGGCTGTGAACAGCTTTTCCCAGCGTGCGGATGTTCTTGAAGGCAGGATGGAAGACCTCACCATAACAAACGGGGAAACAGCCGAACGTATAAATTCACTCGAAAATGGTACTGCCATCCAGACAAATCAGCATAGCACCAAAAAGGCAAACCCCGACCGAGATACAGCAGAAAACGATTACGACGAAGAGTTTGCCGGAAAACTCCCTCTCCTGGATCTTGACATTGTCAAGAAGAAACCTACCAATATAATTGTACTTTTAAACTGGATCGAGTTCCTCATGGAAAGAGTGGGCAGGAACAATCTCATGGACGTGCTTGACTATTATGTGGACATAGGCTGGATCAGTGAAGGCGTGCGCTCTGAAATAATGGCGTATGCCCGGGGAATTGACTATTATGTGGAAAAACCTACCTGGAGATTGCTGCCCGAGGACCATACCAAATCCCTGCTATTCATTGAAAAATTAAGAGGACGCAAGATCGACAGGAATATGTTGAGTACCATTGATCGGGAAATGGCAAAAGTAAAACACGGCCTGGAGGAACTTTATGGGATTTGAGACCGCTGTTGTGGTGGCTATTTTCCTTATAGCATTCCTGTTTTTGGGTGGCACATATTATAATGGCTGGGCTGCATCCCAGGAAAACCTGCAGATGGCCAGGGAAGATAATAATGCACTGTTGCTGGATAAAACACATACATCCATCAATATAGGAGAAATAAATTCTGTCAGTGACAATTCCAGTTATACAATAACCGTGGATGTGACAAACACAGGCAGCAGGGTACTGGATTGGGAAAAAATAGATGTACTTGTCGACGGGGAACTTACGGATTATAATACTTCAACCGATCCTCATACATGGAGTCCTGAAGAATCCGTTACTTTCACAATGGATAACCTCAAAGGAAGCGGCTTTCATCGC from Methanohalophilus halophilus includes these protein-coding regions:
- the pyrH gene encoding UMP kinase, which codes for MLVVISIGGSILARDLDPERFAKYADMLKELSKEHSVVVVTGGGVAARQYIEAARQVGANEVTCDFIGIDVTRLNAQLLIAALGKNAYPEPPQSYRDAELALSSGKIIVMGGVIPGQTTDTVSAVLAEYLGAELMVIATSVDGVYSKDPTTSPDAEKFDVMSPKELLDVVMSTEMKAGSKSPVDPLAAKIIERCSIETIVMDGSSEGDIYKVVTQEKIKSEPVEGERVGTRIKN
- a CDS encoding 4Fe-4S binding protein, which produces MVAIINVDECVGCGACVDECPSEAISMNDENIAVVDAEECVDCGACVDVCPTEAITME
- a CDS encoding ATP-dependent DNA helicase; translated protein: MSTPDNYIQYFPLEQCYPNQKDAMEKIHRSLLEENLVLFEGACGTGKTLSALVPSLHVGKQLGKTVFIATNVHQQMLQFIDEARQIKRTHDIKVLVFKGKMSMCPLKQGYDECEAKRDNTYDLMEIEKEIILKKQESKAAWDEYKSSGEAAHASLRDAVDEEREKLEEKASSLRKRSCDPLYEVLRAEDEKFQKWLFQDVRDPEEVNDYAAENGMCGYELLKRELKNADLVIANFHHILNDMIFSTMLRWMDKEPEDIIAIFDEAHNIENAARSHSSITLTEHTIESALAELNANEKSDLFTSMPVEDVEAVLSILLEVVRDTYDNRFKFGERQRVGRNWYDIRISDPYERNDVVHARFMRRMKETGYGEEKQVQELLGIAAEVGGLLDNAYHEQYKQGQTPILKRSHLKPTAEFFSQYLKLSNNENYYPVLNVRRDQGGEIYGRLELFTCIPKNVTGPLLDSIYSAILMSATLRPFDMIKSTLGITRQTCDLAYGLTFPEERRLTIAVSVPPQYSRIRDDPQNLQILEQVLQDTIENAGGNVIIFFPNAFEAKRYFRKFDGELGVELFLDETGISAQDIRKQFFQTGEQGGKAVLFTYLWGTLSEGVDYRNGRGRVVVVVGVGYSALNDRMHAVESAYDHEFGYGAGWEYAVQVPTIRKIRQAMGRVVRSPTDYGVRILLDGRFMTDSVKRLGKYSVYPSFPEDERKEFLDVEPGKVKYSLLNFFSDMEELS
- a CDS encoding beta-ribofuranosylaminobenzene 5'-phosphate synthase; the protein is MIEITSPSRLHLSLIDLNASLGRVDGGVGVSLQYPHIHLTGEKSDHVEINGSFLLYDKVQSAISALLPEGEGISIYLDEDMPAHVGLGSGTQVALCTAAAINELFELGLSVRQLAQKVGRGGTSGIGVAAFEEGGFLVDCGHRFSDKGAFSPSSASPAPPAPIIFRHDFPDWPIVLVLPDRQGAHDAQEVDIFRQVCPVPLEDVQAISHIVLMQMIPAVIENDIENFGSALDSLQTLGFKKQEISLQSHQVQDVIEQMRLAGTHGVGMSSFGPAICGFVENETQGKHIVRDMQKFLDENIGGKVLLTTPNNTGADIRMD
- a CDS encoding type IV pilin, whose amino-acid sequence is MKNEKAISPVVGILLMIAITLLLGVTLIFFATAFEMQEPAPFVAHSSGELVRDVYGSGDDQKVYLYHEGGDSINVSDIEIVVDATEVCGESGKLINLPAANVAYVGVALCSENIEGNENMFDKSSDGIAGAIKESEFSTGELIMFRINSGACPLNKGDQITVKIIHTPTNTVVIEETLTAS
- a CDS encoding FlaD/FlaE family flagellar protein, which produces MAGIGQTIQNIKSKFSKKKGNQDKSSLPDEDNDFASEPAFDASMEGDYSDAQSSGDYDNSPDPDIPEENTRRIAELEDKISKIDVTVSMVQNENKEVKETIEKIDQSVLDLLSLYEIVSNQVNPFVGEEEESKEILERFDTNEEHIYELSKSMKMLRNEIENVEQKTAASGVSPETGKHIETINNKLETFADALVDTNERMQGISQAVNSFSQRADVLEGRMEDLTITNGETAERINSLENGTAIQTNQHSTKKANPDRDTAENDYDEEFAGKLPLLDLDIVKKKPTNIIVLLNWIEFLMERVGRNNLMDVLDYYVDIGWISEGVRSEIMAYARGIDYYVEKPTWRLLPEDHTKSLLFIEKLRGRKIDRNMLSTIDREMAKVKHGLEELYGI
- a CDS encoding DUF2769 domain-containing protein, yielding MSDQDELRQGLGKYFGVCPSYHHSKACLCKNCPSYPAEGYMFCARGPVSGEARQGCMCTKCYVYNQFALEGDYFCRQG
- a CDS encoding NOP5/NOP56 family protein produces the protein MKTWFADIEINEDGSVAECSPCTQDVQQLAERLLVFQADPKQIPPEGFDPVQNAIGCGFVAGETEYYSLLQQTCIAATRLKIKNSYSPDLRIIHAVEALDDIDEAANLLAERLGIWYGEHFPEAGMFTENLAKFVAENGLRQDLPQDSQFHETAQSSVGMEMDAEDGAIIKAFASDLSSLYERRHVIESYIHKNMEQLAPNLEEVAGANLGARLISMAGGLQSLSRMPSSTIQVMGANQALFKHLRGKATSPKHGIIFNHPLIKNSHPKIRGKMARALASSLSIASRVDAFSGQRNPAIKEKLDRKVLSIKEGNK
- a CDS encoding fibrillarin-like rRNA/tRNA 2'-O-methyltransferase; its protein translation is MKVKTFHENIFTLQQGKKNFLATRNLSPGSRVYGERLMQVDEAEYRIWEPKRSKLAAMLLKKLPSPFTTTSKVLYLGSATGTTVSHVSDIVHQGVVYAVEFSPRTMRDMLPICEERPNIIPLLADASKPQSYANVVEPVDVIFQDVAQPDQASIALSNVQHFLKPGGYLLMSIKARSVDSTAKPDTVFKQQLKTLLEQDNSRMELVKKQKLAPFHIDHLGVVARKTE
- a CDS encoding rhodanese-like domain-containing protein, whose protein sequence is MAGCVQQEADNTASQPENCEYSDVSAEEAFNLIETGDVFVLDVRTQSEYNNGHLENSYLIPVSELEGRLDEVPSDTVILVYCRSGRRSVTASNILLEAGYCDVYNMEAGFNAWRSAGYPYEE